Proteins found in one Carassius auratus strain Wakin chromosome 12, ASM336829v1, whole genome shotgun sequence genomic segment:
- the LOC113111439 gene encoding fibroin heavy chain-like isoform X1, with amino-acid sequence MAARVYFSLTAVLLCLIGYLSITHANQRRTTVDGYCPATLTVVPSHRGCTSDDDCPGGHKCCRFDCGPVCVLPVFMKPGKCPIPEMIPLCAEGCFHDGQCPATQKCCPATGGFACSEPRGQGSGQASCQVRGQASGIGQGSVKGGGIGQGSNIGRGIGQGSGIGQGSIKGGSIGQGSGIGQGSSIGYGIGGIGQGSGIGQGSIKGGSIGQGSGIGQGSIGQGSNIGRGIGQGSSIGHGVGGIGQGSGIGQGNSIGRGIGQGSGIGQGSSIGYGIGGVRQGSIKGGSIGQGSGIGQGSIKGGSIGQGSGIGQGSIGQGSGIGQGNSIGRGIGQGSSIGHGIGQGSSIGRGIGQGSGIGQGSIKGGSIGQGSGIGQGSSIGRRIGQGSGIGQGSSIGREIGGIGQGSGIGQGNSIGRGIGQGSSIGHGIGQGSSIGRGIGQGSGIGQGSSIGYGIGGVRQGSIKGGSIGQGSGIGQGSSIGHGIGGIGQGSGIGQGSIKGGSIGQGSGIGQGSSIGHGIGGIGQGSGIGQGSIKGGSIGQGSGIGQGSSIGREIGGIGQGSGIGQGNSIGRGIGQGSGIGRGSSIGHGIGGVGQGRGIGQGPGIGHGVGQGSGVGQGVGQGSVVGQGSSQGTSFGQGVSQGSVVGQGSSQGTSIGQGVSQGSGRGQGTSIGQGVSQGSGLGQGSGIGQGVSQGSVVGQGSSQGTSIGQGVSQGSVVGQGSIQGTSIGQGVSQGSVVGQGSIQSTSIGQGVGQGGGVGQGVGQGGGVGQGVGQGGGRGQGSGIGQGVGQGSSQGPGIGHGVGQGSGVGQGVGQGSVVGQGSSQGTSIGQGVSQGSVLGQGSSIGQGVSQGSVVGQGTVIGQGVGQGSGRGQGSGIGQGVSQGSGIGQGVSQGSVVGQGSSQGTSIGQDVSQGSVVGQRSSQGTSIGQGVSQGSVVGQGSSQGTSIGQGVGQGVSQGSGIGQGVSQGSSQGTSIGQDVSQGSVVGQGSSQGTSIGQGVSKGSVVGQGSSQGTSIGQGVGQGVGQGSGVGQGVGQGSGVGQGVGQGSGRGQGVGQGSGRGQGSGLGQGVGQGSGRGQGVGQGSGRGQGSGIGQGVGQGGGWGQGSGIGQGVGQGGGRGQGSGIGQGVGQGGGRGQGSGIGQGVGQGSSQGPGICHGVGQGSVVGQGSSQGTSIGQGVSQGSVVCQGSSQGTSIGQDVSQGSVVGQGTSIGQGVSQGSVVGQGSSQGTSIGQGVSQGSVVGQGSSQGTSIGQGVSQGSVVGQGSSQGTSIGQGVGQGSGVGQGVGQGSGRGQGSGIGQGVGQGGGRGQGSGIGQGVSQGSVVGQGSVVGQGSSQGTGIGQGSGRGQGSGIGQGVDQGSGVGQGSSQGSGIGHGMGQGSGQGQGSGRGQGSGIGQGVGQDSVVGQDSVVDQGVGQDSVVGQGSSQGTGIGHGVGQGNGQGSSIGQES; translated from the exons ATGGCCGCTCGAGTGTATTTCTCATTGACtgctgttttattgtgtttgatCGGATACTTGAGCATAACTCATGCTAATCAAAGACGAACCACAG TGGATGGTTACTGTCCGGCGACGCTGACGGTCGTGCCATCCCATCGAGGATGTACCTCTGATGACGACTGCCCTGGAGGACACAAATGCTGTCGATTTGATTGTGGTCCTGTTTGTGTGCTGCCTGTTTTCA TGAAGCCAGGGAAATGCCCCATACCGGAGATGATTCCACTGTGTGCTGAAGGTTGTTtccatgatggccagtgtcctgccacaCAGAAATGTTGCCCAGCCACTGGtggctttgcatgcagtgaaccacgtggtcagggaagcggtcaggcaAGTTGTCAAGTAAGGGGCCAGGCAAGTGGCATTGGCCAGGGCAGTGTCAAGGGAGGTGGCATTGGCCAGGGAAGTAATATTGGTCGTGGcattggccagggaagtggaATTGGCCAGGGCAGCATCAAGGGAGGCAGCATTGGACAAGGAAGTGGAATTGGCCAGGGCAGCAGTATTGGTTACGGTATTGGCGGcattggccagggaagtggaATTGGCCAGGGCAGCATCAAGGGAGGCAGcattggccagggaagtggaATTGGCCAGGGCAGCATTGGCCAGGGAAGTAATATTGGTCGTGGCATTGGCCAGGGCAGCAGTATTGGTCACGGTGTTGGCGGcattggccagggaagtggaATTGGCCAGGGCAACAGTATTGGTCGCGGcattggccagggaagtggaATTGGCCAGGGCAGCAGTATTGGTTACGGTATTGGCGGTGTTCGCCAGGGGAGCATCAAGGGAGGCAGcattggccagggaagtggaATTGGCCAGGGCAGCATCAAGGGAGGCAGcattggccagggaagtggaATTGGCCAGGGCAGcattggccagggaagtggaATTGGCCAGGGCAACAGTATTGGTCGCGGCATTGGCCAGGGAAGTAGTATTGGTCACGGCATTGGCCAGGGAAGTAGTATTGGTCGTGGcattggccagggaagcggaattGGCCAGGGCAGCATCAAGGGAGGCAGcattggccagggaagtggaATTGGCCAGGGTAGTAGTATTGGTCGCCGcattggccagggaagtggaATTGGCCAGGGTAGTAGTATTGGTCGCGAAATTGGCGGcattggccagggaagtggaATTGGCCAGGGCAACAGTATTGGTCGCGGCATTGGCCAGGGAAGTAGTATTGGTCACGGCATTGGCCAGGGAAGTAGTATTGGTCGTGGcattggccagggaagtggaATTGGCCAGGGCAGCAGTATTGGTTACGGTATTGGTGGTGTTCGCCAGGGGAGCATCAAGGGAGGCAGcattggccagggaagtggaATTGGCCAGGGTAGTAGTATTGGTCACGGTATTGGCGGcattggccagggaagtggaATTGGCCAGGGCAGCATCAAGGGAGGCAGcattggccagggaagtggaATTGGCCAGGGTAGTAGTATTGGTCACGGTATTGGCGGcattggccagggaagtggaATTGGCCAGGGCAGCATCAAGGGAGGCAGcattggccagggaagtggaATTGGCCAGGGTAGTAGTATTGGTCGCGAAATTGGCGGcattggccagggaagtggaATTGGCCAGGGCAACAGTATTGGTCGCGGcattggccagggaagtggaATTGGCCGGGGCAGCAGTATTGGCCACGGTATTGGTGGCGTCGGCCAGGGCAGGGGAATTGGCCAGGGCCCCGGTATTGGTCATGGTGTGGGCCAGGGCAGTGgagttggccaaggtgtgggccagggcaGCGTTGTTGGCCAGGGCAGCAGTCAGGGCACCAGTTTTGGCCAAGGTGTGAGCCAGGGCAGCGTTGTTGGCCAGGGCAGCAGTCAGGGCACCAGTATTGGCCAAGGTGTGAGCCAGGGCAGCGGACGGGGCCAGGGCACCAGTATTGGCCAAGGTGTGAGCCAGGGCAGCGGACTGGGCCAGGGCAGTGGAATTGGCCAAGGTGTTAGCCAGGGGAGCGTTGTTGGCCAGGGCAGCAGTCAGGGCACCAGTATTGGCCAGGGTGTGAGCCAGGGCAGCGTTGTTGGCCAGGGCAGCATTCAGGGCACCAGTATTGGCCAAGGTGTGAGCCAGGGCAGCGTTGTTGGCCAGGGCAGCATTCAGAGCACCAGtattggccaaggtgtgggccagggcggcggagttggccaaggtgtgggccagggcggcggagttggccaag GTGTGGGTCAGGGCGGCGGacggggccagggaagcggaattGGCCAAGGTGTGGGTCAGGGAAGCAGCCAGGGCCCCGGTATTGGTCATGGTGTGGGCCAGGGCAGTGgagttggccaaggtgtgggccagggcaGCGTTGTTGGCCAGGGCAGCAGTCAGGGCACCAGTATTGGCCAAGGTGTGAGCCAGGGCAGCGTTCTTGGCCAGGGCAGCAGTATTGGCCAAGGTGTGAGCCAGGGCAGCGTTGTTGGCCAGGGCACCGTtattggccaaggtgtgggccagggTAGCGGACGGGGCCAGGGCAGTGGAATTGGCCAAGGTGTGAGCCAGGGCAGTGGAATTGGCCAAGGTGTGAGCCAGGGCAGCGTTGTTGGCCAGGGCAGCAGTCAGGGCACCAGTATTGGCCAGGATGTGAGCCAGGGCAGCGTTGTTGGCCAGCGCAGCAGTCAGGGCACCAGTATTGGCCAAGGTGTGAGCCAGGGCAGCGTTGTTGGCCAGGGCAGCAGTCAGGGCACCAGTATTGGCCAAGGTGTTGGCCAAGGTGTGAGCCAGGGCAGTGGAATTGGCCAAGGTGTGAGCCAGGGCAGCAGTCAGGGCACCAGTATTGGCCAGGATGTGAGCCAGGGCAGCGTTGTTGGCCAGGGCAGCAGTCAGGGCACCAGTATTGGCCAAGGTGTGAGCAAGGGCAGCGTTGTTGGCCAGGGCAGCAGTCAGGGCACCAGTATTGGCCAAGGTgttggccaaggtgtgggccagggcagcggagttggccaaggtgtgggccagggcagcggagttggccaaggtgtgggccagggcaGCGGACGGGGCCAGGGTGTGGGTCAGGGCAGCGGACGGGGCCAGGGCAGCGGACTTGGCCAAGGTGTGGGTCAGGGCAGCGGACGGGGCCAGGGTGTGGGTCAGGGCAGCGGacggggccagggaagcggaattGGCCAAGGTGTGGGTCAGGGCGGCGGatggggccagggaagcggaattGGCCAAGGTGTGGGTCAGGGCGGCGGACGGGGCCAGGGAAGTGGAATTGGCCAAGGTGTGGGTCAGGGCGGCGGacggggccagggaagcggaattGGCCAAGGTGTGGGTCAGGGAAGCAGCCAGGGCCCCGGTATTTGTCATGGTGTGGGCCAGGGCAGCGTTGTTGGCCAGGGCAGCAGTCAGGGCACCAGTATTGGCCAAGGTGTGAGCCAGGGCAGCGTTGTTTGCCAGGGCAGCAGTCAGGGCACCAGTATTGGCCAAGATGTGAGCCAGGGCAGCGTTGTTGGCCAGGGCACCAGTATTGGCCAAGGTGTTAGCCAGGGCAGCGTTGTTGGCCAGGGCAGCAGTCAGGGCACCAGTATTGGCCAAGGTGTGAGCCAGGGCAGCGTTGTTGGCCAGGGCAGCAGTCAGGGCACCAGTATTGGCCAGGGTGTGAGCCAGGGCAGCGTTGTTGGCCAGGGCAGCAGTCAGGGCACCAGtattggccaaggtgtgggccagggcagcggagttggccaaggtgtgggTCAGGGCAGCGGacggggccagggaagcggaattGGCCAAGGTGTGGGTCAGGGCGGCGGACGGGGCCAGGGCAGCGGTATTGGCCAAGGTGTGAGCCAGGGCAGCGTTGTTGGTCAGGGCAGCGTTGTGGGCCAGGGAAGCAGCCAGGGTACTGGTATCGGCCAGGGTAGTGGACGAGGTCAGGGCAGTGGAATTGGCCAAGGTGTGGACCAGGGCAGTGGAGTTGGCCAGGGAAGCAGCCAGGGCTCCGGTATTGGTCATGGTATGGGCCAGGGAAGTGGACAGGGCCAGGGCAGCGGACGGGGCCAGGGTAGCGGaattggccaaggtgtgggccaAGATAGCGTAGTGGGCCAGGATAGCGTAGTGGATCAAGGTGTGGGCCAGGATAGCGTAGTGGGCCAAGGTAGCAGCCAGGGCACCGGAATTGGTCATGGTGTTGGCCAGGGAAACGGCCAGGGCAGCAGTATAGGCCAGGAAAGTTAA
- the LOC113111439 gene encoding fibroin heavy chain-like isoform X9, with protein MAARVYFSLTAVLLCLIGYLSITHANQRRTTVDGYCPATLTVVPSHRGCTSDDDCPGGHKCCRFDCGPVCVLPVFMKPGKCPIPEMIPLCAEGCFHDGQCPATQKCCPATGGFACSEPRGQGSGQASCQVRGQASGIGQGSVKGGGIGQGSNIGRGIGQGSGIGQGSIKGGSIGQGSGIGQGSSIGYGIGGIGQGSGIGQGSIKGGSIGQGSGIGQGSIGQGSNIGRGIGQGSSIGHGVGGIGQGSGIGQGNSIGRGIGQGSGIGQGSSIGYGIGGVRQGSIKGGSIGQGSGIGQGSIKGGSIGQGSGIGQGSIGQGSGIGQGNSIGRGIGQGSSIGHGIGQGSSIGRGIGQGSGIGQGSIKGGSIGQGSGIGQGSSIGRRIGQGSGIGQGSSIGREIGGIGQGSGIGQGNSIGRGIGQGSSIGHGIGQGSSIGRGIGQGSGIGQGSSIGYGIGGVRQGSIKGGSIGQGSGIGQGSSIGHGIGGIGQGSGIGQGSIKGGSIGQGSGIGQGSSIGHGIGGIGQGSGIGQGSIKGGSIGQGSGIGQGSSIGREIGGIGQGSGIGQGNSIGRGIGQGSGIGRGSSIGHGIGGVGQGRGIGQGPGIGHGVGQGSGVGQGVSQGSVVGQGSSQGTSIGQGVSQGSGRGQGTSIGQGVSQGSGLGQGSGIGQGVSQGSVVGQGSSQGTSIGQGVSQGSVVGQGSIQGTSIGQGVSQGSVVGQGSIQSTSIGQGVGQGGGVGQGVGQGGGVGQGVGQGGGRGQGSGIGQGVGQGSSQGPGIGHGVGQGSGVGQGVGQGSVVGQGSSQGTSIGQGVSQGSVLGQGSSIGQGVSQGSVVGQGTVIGQGVGQGSGRGQGSGIGQGVSQGSGIGQGVSQGSVVGQGSSQGTSIGQDVSQGSVVGQRSSQGTSIGQGVSQGSVVGQGSSQGTSIGQGVGQGVSQGSGIGQGVSQGSSQGTSIGQDVSQGSVVGQGSSQGTSIGQGVSKGSVVGQGSSQGTSIGQGVGQGVGQGSGVGQGVGQGSGVGQGVGQGSGRGQGVGQGSGRGQGSGLGQGVGQGSGRGQGVGQGSGRGQGSGIGQGVGQGGGWGQGSGIGQGVGQGGGRGQGSGIGQGVGQGGGRGQGSGIGQGVGQGSSQGPGICHGVGQGSVVGQGSSQGTSIGQGVSQGSVVCQGSSQGTSIGQDVSQGSVVGQGTSIGQGVSQGSVVGQGSSQGTSIGQGVSQGSVVGQGSSQGTSIGQGVSQGSVVGQGSSQGTSIGQGVGQGSGVGQGVGQGSGRGQGSGIGQGVGQGGGRGQGSGIGQGVSQGSVVGQGSVVGQGSSQGTGIGQGSGRGQGSGIGQGVDQGSGVGQGSSQGSGIGHGMGQGSGQGQGSGRGQGSGIGQGVGQDSVVGQDSVVDQGVGQDSVVGQGSSQGTGIGHGVGQGNGQGSSIGQES; from the exons ATGGCCGCTCGAGTGTATTTCTCATTGACtgctgttttattgtgtttgatCGGATACTTGAGCATAACTCATGCTAATCAAAGACGAACCACAG TGGATGGTTACTGTCCGGCGACGCTGACGGTCGTGCCATCCCATCGAGGATGTACCTCTGATGACGACTGCCCTGGAGGACACAAATGCTGTCGATTTGATTGTGGTCCTGTTTGTGTGCTGCCTGTTTTCA TGAAGCCAGGGAAATGCCCCATACCGGAGATGATTCCACTGTGTGCTGAAGGTTGTTtccatgatggccagtgtcctgccacaCAGAAATGTTGCCCAGCCACTGGtggctttgcatgcagtgaaccacgtggtcagggaagcggtcaggcaAGTTGTCAAGTAAGGGGCCAGGCAAGTGGCATTGGCCAGGGCAGTGTCAAGGGAGGTGGCATTGGCCAGGGAAGTAATATTGGTCGTGGcattggccagggaagtggaATTGGCCAGGGCAGCATCAAGGGAGGCAGCATTGGACAAGGAAGTGGAATTGGCCAGGGCAGCAGTATTGGTTACGGTATTGGCGGcattggccagggaagtggaATTGGCCAGGGCAGCATCAAGGGAGGCAGcattggccagggaagtggaATTGGCCAGGGCAGCATTGGCCAGGGAAGTAATATTGGTCGTGGCATTGGCCAGGGCAGCAGTATTGGTCACGGTGTTGGCGGcattggccagggaagtggaATTGGCCAGGGCAACAGTATTGGTCGCGGcattggccagggaagtggaATTGGCCAGGGCAGCAGTATTGGTTACGGTATTGGCGGTGTTCGCCAGGGGAGCATCAAGGGAGGCAGcattggccagggaagtggaATTGGCCAGGGCAGCATCAAGGGAGGCAGcattggccagggaagtggaATTGGCCAGGGCAGcattggccagggaagtggaATTGGCCAGGGCAACAGTATTGGTCGCGGCATTGGCCAGGGAAGTAGTATTGGTCACGGCATTGGCCAGGGAAGTAGTATTGGTCGTGGcattggccagggaagcggaattGGCCAGGGCAGCATCAAGGGAGGCAGcattggccagggaagtggaATTGGCCAGGGTAGTAGTATTGGTCGCCGcattggccagggaagtggaATTGGCCAGGGTAGTAGTATTGGTCGCGAAATTGGCGGcattggccagggaagtggaATTGGCCAGGGCAACAGTATTGGTCGCGGCATTGGCCAGGGAAGTAGTATTGGTCACGGCATTGGCCAGGGAAGTAGTATTGGTCGTGGcattggccagggaagtggaATTGGCCAGGGCAGCAGTATTGGTTACGGTATTGGTGGTGTTCGCCAGGGGAGCATCAAGGGAGGCAGcattggccagggaagtggaATTGGCCAGGGTAGTAGTATTGGTCACGGTATTGGCGGcattggccagggaagtggaATTGGCCAGGGCAGCATCAAGGGAGGCAGcattggccagggaagtggaATTGGCCAGGGTAGTAGTATTGGTCACGGTATTGGCGGcattggccagggaagtggaATTGGCCAGGGCAGCATCAAGGGAGGCAGcattggccagggaagtggaATTGGCCAGGGTAGTAGTATTGGTCGCGAAATTGGCGGcattggccagggaagtggaATTGGCCAGGGCAACAGTATTGGTCGCGGcattggccagggaagtggaATTGGCCGGGGCAGCAGTATTGGCCACGGTATTGGTGGCGTCGGCCAGGGCAGGGGAATTGGCCAGGGCCCCGGTATTGGTCATGGTGTGGGCCAGGGCAGTGgagttggccaag GTGTGAGCCAGGGCAGCGTTGTTGGCCAGGGCAGCAGTCAGGGCACCAGTATTGGCCAAGGTGTGAGCCAGGGCAGCGGACGGGGCCAGGGCACCAGTATTGGCCAAGGTGTGAGCCAGGGCAGCGGACTGGGCCAGGGCAGTGGAATTGGCCAAGGTGTTAGCCAGGGGAGCGTTGTTGGCCAGGGCAGCAGTCAGGGCACCAGTATTGGCCAGGGTGTGAGCCAGGGCAGCGTTGTTGGCCAGGGCAGCATTCAGGGCACCAGTATTGGCCAAGGTGTGAGCCAGGGCAGCGTTGTTGGCCAGGGCAGCATTCAGAGCACCAGtattggccaaggtgtgggccagggcggcggagttggccaaggtgtgggccagggcggcggagttggccaag GTGTGGGTCAGGGCGGCGGacggggccagggaagcggaattGGCCAAGGTGTGGGTCAGGGAAGCAGCCAGGGCCCCGGTATTGGTCATGGTGTGGGCCAGGGCAGTGgagttggccaaggtgtgggccagggcaGCGTTGTTGGCCAGGGCAGCAGTCAGGGCACCAGTATTGGCCAAGGTGTGAGCCAGGGCAGCGTTCTTGGCCAGGGCAGCAGTATTGGCCAAGGTGTGAGCCAGGGCAGCGTTGTTGGCCAGGGCACCGTtattggccaaggtgtgggccagggTAGCGGACGGGGCCAGGGCAGTGGAATTGGCCAAGGTGTGAGCCAGGGCAGTGGAATTGGCCAAGGTGTGAGCCAGGGCAGCGTTGTTGGCCAGGGCAGCAGTCAGGGCACCAGTATTGGCCAGGATGTGAGCCAGGGCAGCGTTGTTGGCCAGCGCAGCAGTCAGGGCACCAGTATTGGCCAAGGTGTGAGCCAGGGCAGCGTTGTTGGCCAGGGCAGCAGTCAGGGCACCAGTATTGGCCAAGGTGTTGGCCAAGGTGTGAGCCAGGGCAGTGGAATTGGCCAAGGTGTGAGCCAGGGCAGCAGTCAGGGCACCAGTATTGGCCAGGATGTGAGCCAGGGCAGCGTTGTTGGCCAGGGCAGCAGTCAGGGCACCAGTATTGGCCAAGGTGTGAGCAAGGGCAGCGTTGTTGGCCAGGGCAGCAGTCAGGGCACCAGTATTGGCCAAGGTgttggccaaggtgtgggccagggcagcggagttggccaaggtgtgggccagggcagcggagttggccaaggtgtgggccagggcaGCGGACGGGGCCAGGGTGTGGGTCAGGGCAGCGGACGGGGCCAGGGCAGCGGACTTGGCCAAGGTGTGGGTCAGGGCAGCGGACGGGGCCAGGGTGTGGGTCAGGGCAGCGGacggggccagggaagcggaattGGCCAAGGTGTGGGTCAGGGCGGCGGatggggccagggaagcggaattGGCCAAGGTGTGGGTCAGGGCGGCGGACGGGGCCAGGGAAGTGGAATTGGCCAAGGTGTGGGTCAGGGCGGCGGacggggccagggaagcggaattGGCCAAGGTGTGGGTCAGGGAAGCAGCCAGGGCCCCGGTATTTGTCATGGTGTGGGCCAGGGCAGCGTTGTTGGCCAGGGCAGCAGTCAGGGCACCAGTATTGGCCAAGGTGTGAGCCAGGGCAGCGTTGTTTGCCAGGGCAGCAGTCAGGGCACCAGTATTGGCCAAGATGTGAGCCAGGGCAGCGTTGTTGGCCAGGGCACCAGTATTGGCCAAGGTGTTAGCCAGGGCAGCGTTGTTGGCCAGGGCAGCAGTCAGGGCACCAGTATTGGCCAAGGTGTGAGCCAGGGCAGCGTTGTTGGCCAGGGCAGCAGTCAGGGCACCAGTATTGGCCAGGGTGTGAGCCAGGGCAGCGTTGTTGGCCAGGGCAGCAGTCAGGGCACCAGtattggccaaggtgtgggccagggcagcggagttggccaaggtgtgggTCAGGGCAGCGGacggggccagggaagcggaattGGCCAAGGTGTGGGTCAGGGCGGCGGACGGGGCCAGGGCAGCGGTATTGGCCAAGGTGTGAGCCAGGGCAGCGTTGTTGGTCAGGGCAGCGTTGTGGGCCAGGGAAGCAGCCAGGGTACTGGTATCGGCCAGGGTAGTGGACGAGGTCAGGGCAGTGGAATTGGCCAAGGTGTGGACCAGGGCAGTGGAGTTGGCCAGGGAAGCAGCCAGGGCTCCGGTATTGGTCATGGTATGGGCCAGGGAAGTGGACAGGGCCAGGGCAGCGGACGGGGCCAGGGTAGCGGaattggccaaggtgtgggccaAGATAGCGTAGTGGGCCAGGATAGCGTAGTGGATCAAGGTGTGGGCCAGGATAGCGTAGTGGGCCAAGGTAGCAGCCAGGGCACCGGAATTGGTCATGGTGTTGGCCAGGGAAACGGCCAGGGCAGCAGTATAGGCCAGGAAAGTTAA